tttgttgcctcttccatcttcggagaaggttaattttgatgctaaacaacgtgctgaattgattttaaaaatgcatgagttaactaaggaaaacattgagcgtatgaatgccaaatataaacttgctggagataaggatagaaaacatgttgtgtttgcacctggagatcttatttggttacatttgcgtaaggatagatttcctgatttgcgcaaatcaaagctcatgccacgtgctgatggtccctttaagatgttagagaaaataaatgataatgcatataaacttgagctgcctgcagattttggggttagtaccacttttaacattgcagatttgaagccttatttgggtgaggaagatgagcttccgtcgaggacgactttatttcaagaaggggaggatgatgaggacatcaataccattgttacacccacagcccctactgctacatatacgggaccaattactagagctcgcgcacgccaattaaattatcaggtactttcgtttcttggtaatgattctaatgttcatgagaatatgatgctgcctaaattggatacatttgttttgcttacaaatgaagggcctagcttggagaaggatgaacattggagcaagaacaagcatggagatgatgccatgcgcaaggggaacaagaacggagttacaagtgatgatttcaggactttgaagccaccataatgggtgcatgaagccttggacgaaatatacaagatgtcacttcataaattttgtcccgaggctattctaagtgttgcgtcaccttattattgggccaggcccttgtaatttcgaaatacataagtataggctatttttagagtccgtatgtttggggaaacaagagatagggttgatttcggacccctccaccaagggccacgaaattcccccctcttcctccatatatacagcccttagggcaccgtttagactttggggttttgtttagattaaaagttcgccatagctgcaacttcgcatacttcgtttgtgttcaacgaccagacaaaggcgtcacagaaccccaccttgatcaataaagctttcatcttatattcgcaatatccagatttgcAATCTCAGtttattgcttgttcttcgtttgctcgcaggaaacagaccctcgtggtcaggttgatcgtgctccggcgtggtcaataacctctcggagttggtttagcggttgctaaggcgcgacatcctcgcacgttcgtagtcggatcgtcaaagtcgacttccaccaaagcgaaatccatcatctcatcgaaagacgggacacctttgcctctattacaATCAGATAAGAGGTTCAATACCACCTGTTTTAGCAAATCTCACGAAACTGCTTCTCCTAATGCTCCATGACAACCAAGTCTCCGGTGAAATACCAAGGCAAATAGGCGAGATGGGTAATCTTGTGAGCCTGAACTTGTCAAACAATTACTTAGTTGGTCCTATTCCTTGTGAAATAGGTCATCTTAAGCATTTGCTTAAATTAGATTTGTCCAGCAATGACCTTTCCGGACCAGTTTCCTTCAGTCCAGTTAACTCATCCATACAAAATCCTATGAATAATTTTTCATCTCAGCCTACTGCAAAAGTAAACTTAGAAAACATAAATATGCTATCATTATCCCGTAACAACTTAAGTGGTCCCATTCCCAAAGATATAGTGAAATTTTTCAACCTGCAACACTTAGACATAAGCCAAAACAACTTTTCAGGTTCAATCCCAAGCAATATAGGTAACCTGACCAAACTCACTACATTGTACCTTTACCATAACCAACTTTCTGGACACATTCCTCGAGAACTAGGTTATTTAGTGATTTTAGAGGACTTGAGGCTCAACAACAACACACTATCTGGTTCCTTTCCAAGCAATTTATGGAATTTGACCAAACTTACTACCTTGCACCTTCACCGTAACCAACTTTCTGGACACATTCCACTGGTTTTGGGATATTTGGTGCACATAGAGGACTTGCGGCTTAGCTACAATACACTAACAGGTTACTTTCCAAGAAATTTGTGTAATTTGACCAAACTCAAGATCTTGTACCTTGGCCAGAACCAACTTTCTGGAAAAATTCCTTGGGAACTAGGTTATATGGTGAATTTAGAGGACTTTCAGCTTAGTTTGAACAACCTAACAGGTCCTATCCCAAACAGTTTAGGCAATTTGACTAAGCTCGCCTTCTTAAACCTTAATTTCAACCAATTTTCTAGACACAATCCTCAAGAAATTGGTGAGTTGATGAATCTGGAAATGTTTGGAGTCTCTTTGAACAATCTATCTGGTGCATTGCCATCGGATCTTTGCGTGGGAGGCCGACTACAGTTTCTCACCGCTAATGGCAACAACTTGGTTGGACCCTTGCCAACAAGCTTGCTAACTTGCAAAAGCCTAGTCAAACTTTGTCTTGAAGGAAATCAGCTTCAAGGAGATATCTCCAAGATGGGGCTTCACCCTAATCTTGTCTATGTTGATATCAGTTCAAACAAACTATTTGGTCAATTATCTCATCGCTGGGGTGAGTGTTACAAACTTACGATGCTACGTGCTTCAAACAACAACATTACTGGAGTCATACCACCAAGCATAGGGCAGTTATCTCAGTTGGGGATACTTGATGTTTCAGCAAATAAACTTGAAGGGCAGATTCCACTGGGGATTGGCAATTTAACGGTGCTGTTCAACTTGAGCCTCAGTAATAACCTGCTCGAAGGAAGTATACCTAAAGATATTGGATCGCTAAATAATTTGGAGTACTTGGATTTATCATCAAACAACCTAAGTGGGATGATACAAGGGTCAATTGAACATTGTCTCAAGCTTCACTTCCTGAATTTGAGCCATAATCGCCTCAATGGCAGCATTCCAATCAAACTAGAAATGCTGGTAAACCTACAAGAATTGTTGGATCTAAGTGATAATTCATTTGCTAGTGTCATTCCGAGTCAGCTGGGTGGTTTGAGCATGCTCGAAATTTTGAATCTTTCACACAATGCATTGAAAGGTAGCATCCCACCATCATTTCAGCGCATGTTCAGCCTCCTATCCATTGATGTGTCATTCAACAAATTGGAAGGGTCAGTGCCACAGAGTAGGTTGTTTGAAGAAGCTCCAATCGAATGGTTCATGCAGAATAAGCAATTGTGTGGTGTAGTGAAAGGTTTGCCCCCTTGTGACCTTACTGAAAGTGGTGGACGAAAAAAGAAGCCCAGAGCTATTTTACTAGCTATAATACCTGTTGTTGTATCTTTTCAGTTTATCATGGCACTAGTAACTTTGCAATGTAAAAGGAGGAAACGCAAGGTGGAATGCGCAAATGAGTTGCAACAGACAAAGCTGTTCGCCATCTGGAACTTTCATGGAGGAGATATGTACAGGCAAATTGTTGACGCCACAGAAAATTTTAGTGACGCTCACTGCATTGGAATTGGAAGTAGTGGATCAGTATATAGAGCTCAGTTACCAACATGCGAGATATTGCAGTAAAGAAGATTCATACAATAGAAGAGGAGGAGCTATTTAATCGTGAAATAGATGCCTTGATGCATATTCGGCATCGCAATATTGTGAAGTTATTTGGCTACTGTTCTGCTACTCAACAAAGATTTCTTTTGTATGAATACATGGAAAGAGGAAGCTTAGCAGCATCTTTAAGGACCAAGGAAACTGCAATAGAGTTGGACTGGACAAGGAGGTTAAATATTGTTCAGGATGTGGCCCATGTTTTGTCTTACATGCATCATGATTGCTTTGCGCCGATAGTCCATAGAGATATAACAAGTAACAACATTTTGCTTGATCTGGAATTTAGAGCATGCATCTCTGATTTTGGTATTGCCAAAATATTAGATGTGGATGGGTCAAACTGCACAAGGCTTGCCGGGACAAAAGGATATCTTGCACCAGGTACAATAATATATATCTATGTCGGTTAAATCAACGTGTTGTACGTTTATTTTTGTCACTTCGATGGATGTCTTGCATAGCGTTATATATATTTTCACATCAATAATGAAATGATTAGCGTAGATCTTCATAACTGTGTCAGGAAGTAGAGTACTACTTATTGGTTTGTGTAAATGAAACCAATTATACAGTCAAAAACTAGTATATTATATATCTTTTTATCGACCATACTATGTTTGTCTCTGGTCTCTACAATTAATCTACATACGAGAACTCTCCCGGATGCAAATGGTTAGTACCATGGTTGGTGGACTAGCCAGCCCGGGTTCGAGCCACGCCTTCTTACTTTCGTGTGGCAGGGAACAAGTCTTATTATCCCTTCACAACGCTTTTTTCAGTACATACATAAAAAAAGGTTATTAAAATTAACTCTTCATTATTGGCTTGGCAGAGCTTGCATACACAACAAGGGTGACGGAGAAGTGCGACATCTATAGTTTTGGAGTGCTTGTGCTCGAGTTGTTCATGGGACATCATCCGGGTGATTTTCTTTCGTCCCTCTCATCcatggacaagaaaagtacaatacCCAAGTATTTGCTGGACACCCGGCTCCCATTGCCTAAAGCTGAGATTGCAAATGAAATATTCAAAGTGATTGCCATCGCTGTTCGGTGCATAGAACCTGACCCATTACACCGTCCAACGATGCAGGATGCAATCAAGGTGTTCTCTGCAGATGAAGGGGCCAGTAATCTTGATTACCTGCACATTGAAATCATCATCCCTGCTTGTGGTTTTGAATGTTCTTAGCACATTGGTGTTTCTTCGGTTGCACCTTTTGATCAGAGACTATAATTAGTCATTTCGATCATAGATTATTTTGGCTTTACCCTCATAGATTGTACAATAGGAGTACAATACTTTAAGCTGATCAGTCCTAACTGGTTGGCTATTTGCTACTTCTAGATATTTGTACAGCAATGCAGATCAACTTTTTGCTACTAGCTAGCTGTAAATATTTATATAGCTGATCGTGCTATTTCTTCAAAAGAACAAATAAATATTCCATTTGCATCCTCTTATTGATTAACTGCGAGCCAATTCAAGTATTCAACTGGTTATTTCCTATATCTTCACCGTCATGGCATACTTCATTGCCGGCCGGTGAGCTCACTCACGCTCTTGGAAATGCTCATTATCAAATGGAGGCCTCCTGGTGCGTTTCTTCTAGTGGAATTCAGATTGACTTAATCTAGCCTGCAAATTGCTACAGGTAAGCAATTGGAATTTGATTGTTCAGGTAATCATTGATCTGCTACCGTAAAGATGGACTATTTTTTTACTGTTATTATTAGCAATTTAGCATGTGCTAGTTTTCAGTTTTACACCAGCTTATATCCCATTAGGGCGTCTGCAATGTACGTCGGCCATAACTCTCAAAAGGTGGACCTTAGACTAATTTACACATTGAGGAGATCGACTGTAAGGGCGTCGCCAATGTGGCCATAAGGTCGTCCATAAGGCACCTTAAGTCAACCTTAGGCGACTTTAGACATTGTGAGCACATGAATCAGCAGCGCCTATAACTACCCCAAAACCACCTcataactactactccctccgtttctaatatttgtctttttagagactttcaatggactaccacatacggatgtatatagacatattttagagtgtagattcactcattttgcttcgtatgtagtcacttgttgaaatctttagaaagacaaatatttaggaacggagggagtacaaaaaatACCGCATGCAAAAACACATACAGAATATGGCCCAATTGCACAATAAGGACCTGTTCGGAGCCACTCCGCTCCACAACTCCGCTCCGGGAGCGGGCGGAGCAGCGCCGAACGGTACAACTCCGCGGAGTCGAAAGAGCGGAGCGGAGCGGTTCGCAGTTGAATTTCACGGAGTCGCTGAAACCGAGCTCCCCACCACGACTCCCTCACTTTCCCCCTCCCCAACCTACCGGTTCGATCCAATCTGAGCGAATCCCAGGGTCCTCCCCCGACCATGGAACCCTAgcgttgcgccgccgccgccgcagttcCCCAGCCACCACTGCAACCTCGCCATCTCCTCGCCCCCCTCGTCATCCCCGGCCAAATTCTCACCCCTGCAACCTCGCCATCTCCTCGCCCCCCTCCTCATCCAAGGCAGCTTTCTGTTCGGCGATAACTTTGGGGGCATACGGGTTGTGTGGACCTCTGGCGGCTGAGATCACCAGGGCCTCGTCCTCGTCCCCGGCAGCTCGGATTCGTCGTTTGCAAGGTCGGCACCCACGCCTACGTCACATACAGCAAGGTGAGATCCATATCCCCTCTTCACCCTTGTTCCTCTACTGTTCTTGATTCATATTCCTGAATAGTTCCACGTGTTCTTGATTCCTGGTTCTTGATTCCTGTAAGTAGTAGTACTACATGTCTATAATTCCTGCAAGGATTATCTCAGGAAATTGAGAGGAAGGGGATGAATTAGGGGAGTTGGTAGAGAAAGGGGATGAGCGACAGAGAGCATAGAGACAGATAGAGTTTCCTTTTCTAGATAACAAATACACACTGCATGATTATCATGGATGTTGTAAACATATATGTATTGCCTCTGTTTCTTTTATTTGCCTTGACATGGAGGGCGTGAACTAGCTAGCTTGTTAATTGATATTGATGATTAGCTCTAGGCGTTCTTGATTCCTGATTCTTGATCCAGTTAGTATTAGTTCTACATGTCAATAATCCCAGCAAGGATTAGTAGTCAAAGTAGTGTGAGACCCTGATTTGGGTCTCACGGATTAATCATAGAAATAGTAGAGAATGAAGAACGGAGAGAACGAGACAAAAAGTGAGATTCAGACGTTTTTCTGCATATCACAATCGCCTCTTCAGTACATAACACACCCTGTAAATAAAACACACGCACATCACTCCCACACACAGTGTACACCTGGTCGTTGATGCTGTGAAAGTAGATACAGAAAGGACTAGTGGATGCCGTAAAGTAGATACAGAAAGTATATACTAGTGATTTACAAATGTAAGAAAAGGTAATCCAGCAAGGACTAGTGAGATTCACGTGACGTCTTGTTGATTAAATTCCCTTTCAATCCATGGATGTTGTAGGAAAGTAGTGCAGAAATACATCTTGAATTGTCTCCTGGCTGTTGGAATGTAATTAGACCATGACCAAATATTGCCTTTGTTTCTTTTATTTGCCCTGATTGACATGGATGGAGTGAAGTAGCTAGTGAACCCCTTCTCTGCCTATAACCTGTAACTATTATTATTCTTTGGACTGAAATATGTTAGTGAACCCCTTCTCTGCCTATAACCATGGTCTTTGCTGGTATGTAACTAGGAGCATGATTGATGATTGTTCATCTATATGTGTTAGATTGTAATGCTTGCAATTAATGTATAATTTTCTTGAAGAATGTCTGCCGATTGGAGTGACGATAACACTACGATCTTGACCGAGCTCTTTGTCCAACAAGTGCGTGCTGGCAATAGGCCAGACAAGCACTTGACTCAAAATGCTTATGAGGAAGTTGCGAAGGATTTTAAAGTCAGAACAGGCCTGGAGTACACCAGGCTCCAACTAAAGAACAAGTGGGATAAGTTGAAGACTGATTACAGCAATTTCAGAAAACTCAAATTGAAGGAGACTGGTGGTGGGTGGGACTATGAGAGAAACACCATCAAAcaagatgatgaatggtggaagaAAGCAAAGATAGTGAGTCATGACTTTTCCTATTTGTTCTTATCATATAAGCAATTGTTCCGTGAGTAGTGATGCTAATTAAGCTTTGTTTTGTTGTATTTTAGGACATCCCTGGCTGTGGCAAGTTCCGAAAGCGCGGACTTCGAAATGAGAATAACTTATCTATCATGTTTGCTGACATCACAAGTGATGGTACAGATCACTGGAATCCTGCTTCAGGCACCATTCCCCAATCTAGCAGTGCAACTTCAGTTTTCAATGTGGACGACATACAAGATGTTGATCTGGAGGAGACCCAAACAGGTGAGTCACATGCCGATGGAAAAGGGAAGAGACTTGGCAGGTATGTGGATGGCAATAACAAGAAGCCAAAGACATCTCTTGTTATACAAGAACAGATAACCAGGGTTGGAGATATAGCAGAGAGGACCCAATCCAGCTTTGAGTCATACATGAAGAAAGAAGAGAGTTCATCGATTACTTCTGTGATGGATctggttgttgagtgtggtgcaatAGTAGGCAGTGATGAATATTTCATTGCTAGTGAACTATTTGTGAAGCGAGAGCAGAGAGAGATGTTCCTGCATATGACTGAAAGTGCTGCTCGTTTAGATTGGTTGCGTAGGAAATACAACAGCAAGTATGGGCATTAGATGCTACtgctgttgtttttgcctattgggATGTAATACTAATTTAAAGTTTGAACTTAGTTATGTACTCTGGTTTACTTGTAAGACTATTTGGGTTGTAACATTATTATGTTAGTCCCATTCTTCCCTTTTTCAGTTGTTTGTCTTCATTTACCTTGTTTCAGCCGTGTGTCTTCAATCTTGGTAATATTTCTTGTAATCTTACTTATATTGCTGCTATGACTCATCTTGCTGATGGTTACATGATAAATGTTGTTACATATGACTTGTCTTTAATGTTACATATGATTCTTACTTATCTTTCTGCTATGACTAATCTGGTTGATAATTAAGTACTAATTGTTGTTACTTGTGTATGTGCAGATGTCATCGGATAGTGACAATGATAGTGATAGTTATGAAGAAAGGAAGAAGAGGGTATGCCACCATGTCCAATCAATGTCCAACATCTATGCCGGTGCATCAACACTTGCAGGGAAGTACTGTGACAACTATTTGATCAAGGCAGACCCAAGGAATTCTATTCTCAGTGGGTTCGGATGGCTGCAGGAGACGGTCTCAACACCTGGAGAAACATATACCATGTTGAGGCTGAACGCACGCCTCTTCTTTCAATTGCATGACTTGTTGGTCAAAAAGTATGGCTTCAAATCAACCTGTTTCGTAAGCAGTTATGAAGCGCTTGCAATGTTCTTGTGGACATTAGGGGGTTGCGAGTCTAATAGGAGAACACAAAATCGTTTCAAGCACTCAGGAGATACAGTCCACTGGAAGTTTCATGAGGTTTTACTCTGTGTGGTTAAGATGGCAGCAGATTACCTGAAACCTAAGGACCCAAACTTTAGTAGTGTGCACCCAAGGATTCAAAAGGATAGAAGGGCTTATCCACATCTTAAGGACTGCATCGGCGCACTAGATGGTACTCACGTCAGAGCTACCATTCCTGCTGGCGACCAAGTTAGATACATTGGAAGGTCGGGATCAACAACACAGAATGTTCTGGCAATATGTGATTTTGACATGCATTTCATGTACACTTCAGTTGGTCAACCCGGCTCTATGCATGATACCAGTGTCTTGTATCATGCAATTGAAGCTGACAAAGATACCTTCCCTCATCCTCCAAAGGGTTAGTAGTTCCTATAAtaatttcttttatttaaattctgTAAACAAATCATAGGACTTACATGTAATCTGCTTGTTGTTTGTAGGTAA
Above is a window of Triticum dicoccoides isolate Atlit2015 ecotype Zavitan chromosome 5B, WEW_v2.0, whole genome shotgun sequence DNA encoding:
- the LOC119312054 gene encoding L10-interacting MYB domain-containing protein-like isoform X1 yields the protein MSADWSDDNTTILTELFVQQVRAGNRPDKHLTQNAYEEVAKDFKVRTGLEYTRLQLKNKWDKLKTDYSNFRKLKLKETGGGWDYERNTIKQDDEWWKKAKIDIPGCGKFRKRGLRNENNLSIMFADITSDGTDHWNPASGTIPQSSSATSVFNVDDIQDVDLEETQTGESHADGKGKRLGRYVDGNNKKPKTSLVIQEQITRVGDIAERTQSSFESYMKKEESSSITSVMDLVVECGAIVGSDEYFIASELFVKREQREMFLHMTESAARLDWLRRKYNSKYGH